A window from Ruminiclostridium josui JCM 17888 encodes these proteins:
- a CDS encoding ABC transporter ATP-binding protein, with protein MAKKLIVNELKTSYIIKDNGKKQKFTALENINITVEEGEFITILGPSGCGKSTLLDVIAGLIKPEKGEVLIDDKKVEKPSLDVGFVMQSYGLFPWRTVRRNIEYGLELKKVPKKERKEITDKYLSLIHLESFADRYPYELSGGMKQRVAIARSLAYNPDILLMDEPFAAVDAQTREILQDELLNIWEQTKKTIIFVTHSIEEAVILSDRVIVLTENPGTIKAIKNIELTRPRNSDIRGTNVFRDYVQLFWKLLHNKPEDEDILNEGDYRI; from the coding sequence ATGGCTAAAAAACTTATTGTTAACGAACTTAAAACATCTTATATAATCAAAGATAACGGTAAAAAACAAAAATTTACCGCACTGGAGAATATTAATATTACAGTAGAAGAGGGAGAATTTATCACAATACTTGGTCCTTCTGGTTGCGGAAAGTCAACATTGCTTGACGTGATTGCGGGACTAATTAAACCCGAAAAAGGAGAAGTGCTAATTGACGATAAGAAGGTTGAAAAGCCATCTCTTGATGTAGGGTTTGTCATGCAAAGCTATGGGCTGTTTCCTTGGAGGACTGTGCGAAGAAATATTGAATATGGTCTTGAATTAAAAAAAGTACCTAAAAAAGAGCGTAAAGAGATAACTGATAAATATTTGTCACTCATTCACCTAGAAAGCTTTGCGGACAGATACCCCTATGAGCTTTCTGGCGGAATGAAGCAACGTGTGGCTATTGCGCGCTCGCTGGCATATAATCCGGACATACTGCTTATGGACGAACCGTTCGCGGCAGTTGACGCACAAACAAGAGAAATCTTGCAGGACGAACTTTTAAACATTTGGGAACAAACTAAGAAGACTATTATCTTTGTCACACACAGTATTGAAGAGGCAGTTATCCTTTCGGACAGGGTAATTGTCCTAACTGAAAACCCCGGGACAATAAAAGCCATAAAAAACATAGAACTTACCCGCCCCCGTAACTCAGACATACGTGGTACAAATGTATTTCGGGATTATGTTCAGCTGTTTTGGAAGCTTCTCCATAACAAGCCTGAAGACGAAGATATTCTGAATGAGGGGGATTATAGAATATGA
- a CDS encoding ABC transporter permease: MDRLKNLISASFLTIVLFVVWHIAIVTGAIDNGILPAPLDVLKRILINIQQPDFWQKTLFLTVKRGLKGFTISATVGIFIGVSLATYLKFAKEYIMPLLHLFEKLNPLALFPLFMLFFGIGDESKAAIVFWVVVWQIAFHTLAGIENVDKEIIKGAKAMGTNRVVLLLKVILPASLPELYIGFKLGVQMSFLFVVSVEMISSSNLFPGLGGFIMESKKAYNLPNIYSGIIITAIIGIVLTKILDLIGEKLFDWKQKASLIN; the protein is encoded by the coding sequence ATGGATAGACTTAAAAATCTCATTTCTGCAAGTTTTCTCACAATTGTTTTATTTGTTGTTTGGCATATAGCTATCGTAACAGGTGCAATTGATAATGGTATTCTGCCCGCACCTCTTGATGTACTAAAACGGATTCTGATAAATATACAGCAACCTGACTTTTGGCAAAAGACATTGTTTCTTACTGTAAAAAGAGGACTGAAGGGCTTTACCATATCAGCGACTGTCGGAATATTTATTGGCGTATCACTTGCCACTTATTTAAAATTTGCAAAAGAATATATAATGCCGCTATTGCATTTGTTTGAAAAACTTAATCCCCTTGCGTTGTTTCCGTTGTTTATGCTGTTTTTCGGTATAGGTGATGAAAGTAAAGCAGCTATTGTGTTTTGGGTAGTGGTTTGGCAAATTGCCTTTCATACCCTTGCGGGCATTGAAAACGTCGATAAGGAGATTATAAAAGGGGCAAAAGCTATGGGAACAAATAGGGTGGTGCTGTTGTTAAAGGTTATACTTCCCGCATCGCTTCCAGAGCTATACATTGGTTTTAAACTCGGAGTGCAAATGTCGTTTTTATTTGTTGTATCTGTTGAGATGATAAGCTCCTCAAATCTATTCCCAGGACTTGGCGGATTCATAATGGAATCAAAAAAAGCATATAATCTGCCGAATATTTACTCCGGTATAATCATTACAGCAATCATAGGCATAGTTCTTACAAAAATACTTGATTTAATTGGTGAAAAACTTTTTGATTGGAAGCAAAAAGCAAGTTTAATAAATTGA
- a CDS encoding ABC transporter permease: MIVWKISICNIKERSFRSVGILLLTAFAVFIITVGLWFKIGLQNGIDSITERLGADIMLVPVQVENDFEGVLLSGKPSTFYISNTVAEELPQIDGIKDSTPQIFISTFNSEHCAALVQIIGYDPETDFVIKPWLSNSNIFTPKYGQIVVGANIKRTVGEKMLLFSKEYEVVANLGKTGMGFDNCVFVTLDTAQTLLDEYQHYKESSPLPKGKGVKDVVSTVMANISDDYNIVDVQKNINEHFRRESIKTITNKALISSTSKNLGLVKSTLTVISVGIWLFAVFALVIIWTVVLNERKREFGILRAVGAKNNVLIQIMISEGLILSLTGAVIGASTAVFGVSLYNKLIEKSLSAAYLPPSGLSAVTLIFGAIISGVMAGTIAVLFSTVKISKMEVLNNIKDSN, encoded by the coding sequence ATGATTGTTTGGAAAATTTCAATCTGTAACATTAAAGAAAGAAGTTTTAGAAGTGTAGGGATATTATTGCTAACCGCTTTTGCAGTTTTTATAATAACAGTGGGGCTATGGTTTAAAATTGGCTTGCAAAACGGTATTGACAGCATCACAGAAAGACTCGGTGCAGATATTATGCTTGTTCCTGTTCAAGTTGAAAATGATTTTGAGGGTGTATTGCTTTCAGGCAAACCGTCTACGTTTTATATTTCTAACACAGTAGCAGAGGAGTTGCCACAAATTGACGGAATTAAAGATAGCACGCCTCAAATATTTATTTCAACATTTAATAGTGAACACTGTGCGGCACTCGTACAAATAATCGGATATGACCCGGAAACGGATTTTGTTATTAAGCCTTGGTTGAGCAATTCTAATATTTTCACTCCCAAATATGGACAAATCGTAGTAGGTGCAAACATCAAGCGCACTGTCGGGGAGAAAATGCTCTTGTTTTCAAAAGAATACGAAGTTGTTGCAAATCTTGGAAAAACGGGTATGGGGTTTGATAACTGCGTATTTGTAACCCTTGATACGGCACAGACATTGCTTGATGAATATCAGCATTACAAGGAATCGTCACCATTACCAAAGGGCAAAGGCGTAAAAGATGTTGTTTCGACTGTTATGGCTAATATTTCCGATGATTACAATATAGTGGATGTACAAAAAAATATAAATGAGCACTTTCGTCGTGAGAGCATTAAAACCATAACGAATAAAGCGTTAATTTCAAGTACATCAAAAAACCTGGGACTTGTGAAAAGTACTTTAACTGTTATCTCGGTTGGGATTTGGCTTTTTGCCGTGTTTGCACTTGTAATTATATGGACTGTTGTACTTAACGAACGGAAACGTGAATTTGGAATACTTCGGGCAGTTGGCGCAAAAAACAATGTTCTTATTCAGATTATGATTTCTGAAGGTCTGATTCTTTCACTCACAGGCGCAGTTATTGGCGCATCAACAGCAGTTTTCGGTGTTTCGTTGTATAATAAGCTTATTGAAAAATCTCTTTCAGCAGCATATCTTCCTCCATCCGGATTATCGGCAGTGACTCTTATATTCGGGGCGATTATTTCAGGAGTCATGGCTGGGACAATTGCGGTATTATTTTCGACTGTAAAAATTTCTAAGATGGAAGTATTAAACAATATAAAAGACAGCAACTAA
- a CDS encoding ABC transporter substrate-binding protein, with amino-acid sequence MKNKTIITLLLSFVVVISLASCGNDEKARNTQTNANVSSKKEELFPIKTATRKDCTLAPYIVAIKKGFFAEEGLELVWTGEIPDSEILTSIVTGVNDFHDTHPNQLALWVQGGAKVKAVGRSIIEPDPDKIGDTEHRLLHMWYFVNDDAWNAGVRTIADLKKYKSGTKLKSAGWVNTCESFILETIFDKYNVPRSNFEWIGMDADTSKIEALKLGQVDIIGVHPPFFDAAKEAGLHKIDDSWDAGLGEATGTYLYFFSDDFIAKHPDKVQSFVNALKKAQVWANANKEETAKLTGDFIGQEVKGNHYYSENTQIPEDSIKPWIDDLVKSGTLKEGEIKVSDIVTHQFEVK; translated from the coding sequence ATGAAAAACAAAACAATAATCACACTGCTTCTGTCGTTTGTGGTAGTCATTTCACTTGCATCTTGCGGAAATGATGAAAAAGCAAGGAATACGCAGACAAACGCAAATGTTTCAAGCAAAAAAGAGGAACTTTTCCCCATTAAAACCGCAACTCGCAAAGACTGCACACTTGCTCCGTATATCGTGGCGATTAAAAAGGGATTCTTTGCAGAAGAAGGACTTGAACTGGTATGGACAGGTGAAATTCCAGACAGCGAAATACTCACGTCCATTGTTACAGGAGTAAATGATTTCCATGACACTCATCCAAATCAGCTTGCACTTTGGGTACAAGGTGGTGCCAAAGTAAAGGCTGTGGGGCGTTCTATCATCGAACCTGACCCTGATAAAATAGGTGATACCGAACACAGATTACTGCATATGTGGTATTTCGTTAATGACGACGCTTGGAATGCAGGCGTAAGGACTATTGCTGACCTAAAGAAATACAAGAGTGGCACAAAGCTCAAATCAGCCGGTTGGGTCAATACTTGTGAATCTTTCATACTTGAAACAATATTTGATAAATACAATGTACCGCGTTCTAATTTTGAGTGGATAGGTATGGATGCGGACACATCAAAAATAGAGGCACTCAAGCTGGGACAGGTTGATATAATTGGTGTTCATCCTCCGTTCTTTGATGCAGCTAAAGAAGCTGGCCTTCATAAAATTGACGATAGCTGGGATGCTGGACTCGGTGAAGCAACGGGAACATATCTCTATTTCTTTTCAGATGACTTTATTGCAAAACACCCTGACAAGGTTCAGTCCTTTGTCAACGCTTTGAAAAAGGCTCAAGTTTGGGCGAACGCAAATAAGGAAGAAACCGCAAAGCTTACGGGGGATTTTATAGGTCAGGAAGTAAAAGGAAATCATTACTATTCCGAAAACACCCAAATCCCCGAAGATAGCATCAAACCCTGGATTGACGACCTTGTAAAATCAGGTACTCTAAAAGAGGGTGAAATAAAAGTCAGTGATATTGTTACACATCAGTTTGAAGTAAAATAA
- a CDS encoding carbohydrate-binding domain-containing protein, protein MFRNTNKRILAFVIVVAMLMYFIPTMTFAVEEDSSHLITNQAKKPSTAGALQLLNKNGVKTLCDKDGNPIQLRGMSTHGLQWFPEIINNNAFAALSKDWGSNVIRLAMYVAEGGYSKDPEIIKKRVIDGIDLAIANDMYVIVDWHVLTPGDPNADVYKGAMDFFKEISQKYPNNPHIIYELANEPSPNDPGVTNDAAGWAKVKSYAEPIIKILRDSGNKNLIIVGSPNWSQRPDLAAENPINDNNTAYSFHFYSGTHKTSTDSTDRGNIMSNARYALEHGVAVFCSEWGTSEASGNNGPYLKEADEWLEFLNANNISWINWSLTNKNETSGSFIPFISGKSDATNLNPGDDQVWSLKELSVSGEYARARIKGIKYEPIERSEKEEFTTNVWDFNDGTTQGFGINGDSPIKADSITLANEKNALKITGLNNSNDLTEGNYWANVRLSADGTSNKPNIFGAEKLTMDVITAAPATVSIAAIPQSSTHGWANPTRAIAVKPADFVKQEDGTYKAVLTITPADSPNFDSIAKDSKDSTMTNIILFVGADTDVISLDNITVSGNRAVVEAPVEHAPIGKATLPSTFEDSTRQGWAWDATSGVQSALTIKDANESKAISWEVKYPEVKPVDGWASAPRIMLGNVNTTRGNNKYLTFDFYLKPTQASKGSLTISLAFAPPSLGFWAQATGDVNIPLSSLSKMKKTTDGLYHFQVKYDLDKINDGKVLTANTVLRDITIVVADGNSDFAGTMYLDNIRFENDSKTELNNSITMLVSKGIINNADVKKINFNSSISRGEFLMWLVKTLDLNAKFSSNFSDVNKKGSYYNSVGIAKALGITSGVGNNKFNPNKAISREDMLVLTYKALKIVNKNLAKGNANDLKQFTDASKVSKNAVESVATIVKNGFYSGDAKKLNPKASVAKSEAALMLYKIYSSLHK, encoded by the coding sequence ATGTTTAGAAACACCAATAAAAGAATTCTTGCTTTTGTTATTGTTGTTGCAATGTTAATGTATTTCATTCCAACAATGACTTTCGCAGTAGAAGAGGATAGCTCTCATCTCATTACCAATCAGGCTAAAAAGCCTTCAACTGCAGGCGCCCTTCAACTTCTAAACAAGAACGGAGTTAAAACATTATGCGACAAAGATGGGAACCCTATACAGCTTCGTGGTATGAGTACCCACGGTCTTCAGTGGTTTCCTGAAATAATTAACAATAATGCCTTTGCGGCTCTCTCCAAGGATTGGGGCAGCAATGTTATCCGTTTAGCAATGTACGTTGCTGAAGGCGGATATTCAAAAGACCCTGAAATAATTAAGAAAAGAGTAATTGATGGAATTGATTTAGCCATTGCAAATGATATGTACGTTATTGTAGACTGGCATGTACTTACACCAGGTGACCCAAATGCAGATGTATATAAGGGTGCAATGGATTTCTTCAAGGAAATATCCCAAAAGTACCCCAATAATCCTCATATAATATATGAATTGGCTAATGAGCCAAGCCCCAACGATCCGGGTGTTACCAACGACGCAGCAGGTTGGGCAAAAGTAAAAAGTTACGCAGAACCTATAATAAAAATACTTCGTGACAGCGGTAATAAGAATCTTATAATCGTTGGAAGTCCAAACTGGAGCCAGCGCCCTGATTTGGCTGCTGAAAATCCAATAAACGACAACAATACAGCATATTCATTTCACTTTTATAGTGGAACGCATAAAACTTCAACTGATAGCACCGACAGAGGCAATATAATGAGTAATGCAAGATACGCTCTTGAACATGGTGTAGCAGTTTTTTGCTCTGAATGGGGAACTAGTGAAGCAAGCGGAAACAACGGACCATACTTGAAAGAAGCAGATGAGTGGCTTGAATTTCTCAATGCCAACAATATCAGTTGGATTAACTGGTCTCTTACAAATAAGAATGAAACATCAGGATCGTTTATACCTTTCATATCCGGCAAATCAGATGCCACAAACCTGAATCCCGGAGATGATCAGGTTTGGTCATTAAAAGAACTGAGTGTATCCGGAGAATATGCCCGTGCCAGAATAAAAGGTATAAAATACGAACCTATTGAGCGTTCCGAAAAAGAAGAGTTTACAACAAATGTATGGGATTTCAATGATGGAACGACTCAAGGCTTCGGTATAAATGGTGACAGTCCGATTAAAGCTGACAGTATCACCCTTGCAAATGAAAAAAATGCTCTTAAAATCACCGGCTTAAATAACAGCAATGATCTTACAGAAGGAAACTACTGGGCAAATGTTCGTCTTTCAGCTGATGGTACAAGCAATAAACCTAACATTTTTGGTGCAGAAAAACTAACAATGGATGTTATTACAGCTGCTCCTGCCACAGTATCAATAGCTGCCATTCCACAGAGTTCAACCCATGGTTGGGCGAATCCTACACGTGCCATTGCTGTAAAACCAGCTGACTTTGTAAAACAAGAAGATGGTACATATAAAGCAGTATTAACAATAACACCGGCTGATTCACCGAATTTTGATTCTATAGCAAAAGACAGCAAAGATAGTACAATGACTAATATTATTTTGTTTGTTGGTGCGGATACAGATGTTATTTCACTTGATAATATAACTGTATCAGGAAACCGTGCTGTGGTAGAAGCACCTGTTGAACATGCTCCAATAGGAAAGGCAACTCTTCCTTCAACCTTTGAAGATTCAACCCGACAGGGATGGGCTTGGGATGCTACCTCAGGAGTTCAGAGTGCCTTGACAATAAAAGATGCCAACGAATCAAAAGCCATTTCATGGGAAGTTAAATACCCTGAAGTCAAGCCAGTAGACGGATGGGCCTCAGCACCTCGTATAATGCTTGGTAATGTAAATACAACTCGTGGGAATAACAAATATCTTACATTTGATTTTTATCTGAAGCCTACACAGGCAAGCAAGGGTTCTCTTACAATAAGTCTGGCTTTTGCTCCACCAAGCCTTGGTTTCTGGGCGCAGGCAACAGGTGATGTAAATATACCTTTATCAAGTTTAAGCAAAATGAAAAAAACCACAGATGGGTTATACCACTTCCAGGTAAAATACGATTTGGATAAAATAAATGACGGAAAAGTACTTACTGCCAATACTGTCCTCCGTGATATTACAATTGTTGTTGCAGACGGTAACAGTGATTTTGCCGGTACTATGTACTTGGATAATATCAGGTTTGAAAATGACAGCAAAACTGAACTTAATAATTCCATAACAATGTTGGTATCAAAAGGTATCATCAATAACGCAGATGTTAAAAAAATCAATTTTAATAGTAGCATTTCAAGAGGCGAGTTTTTAATGTGGCTTGTTAAAACTTTAGATTTGAATGCAAAATTTAGCTCAAATTTCAGCGATGTTAATAAAAAAGGCAGCTACTATAATTCAGTGGGTATTGCCAAAGCACTTGGTATTACTAGCGGCGTCGGAAATAATAAATTCAATCCTAATAAGGCAATAAGCCGCGAAGATATGTTGGTATTAACCTATAAAGCTCTGAAAATAGTAAATAAAAATTTGGCTAAAGGTAATGCTAACGATTTAAAACAATTTACTGATGCTTCAAAGGTTTCAAAAAATGCTGTTGAAAGTGTAGCCACTATTGTAAAGAACGGATTTTATTCAGGTGATGCAAAAAAACTGAATCCAAAAGCATCTGTTGCAAAGTCTGAGGCTGCATTAATGCTTTATAAAATATACTCTAGTTTACATAAGTAA
- the nifH gene encoding nitrogenase iron protein encodes MGLRQVAIYGKGGIGKSTTTQNLTAGLAEAGKKIMVVGCDPKADSTRLLLGKLSQKTVLDTLRETGEEVELDNILREGFLGIKCVESGGPEPGVGCAGRGIITSIGLLEQLGAYTDDLDYVFYDVLGDVVCGGFAMPIREGKAKEIYIVASGEMMALYAANNISKGIAKYAKTSSVRLGGIICNSRNVDREIDLLRAFSKELNTQLIHFIPRDNVVQRAEINRKTVIEYNPKANQAKEYRQLAKAIDENEKFTIPTPMTQERLEEILIEYGLIESIEGDYRI; translated from the coding sequence ATGGGACTCAGACAAGTAGCAATTTACGGTAAAGGTGGTATCGGTAAATCTACTACAACACAAAATCTTACGGCAGGGCTTGCGGAAGCGGGAAAGAAAATTATGGTTGTGGGATGTGACCCAAAAGCTGACAGTACACGTTTGCTTCTTGGTAAACTATCACAAAAAACCGTTCTAGATACTCTTCGTGAGACAGGTGAGGAAGTAGAGCTTGATAATATTCTTAGAGAGGGTTTTCTTGGCATAAAGTGTGTTGAAAGCGGCGGACCTGAACCTGGCGTGGGTTGTGCAGGGCGCGGAATCATAACGTCTATTGGACTTCTTGAACAGCTTGGTGCATATACGGATGATTTGGATTATGTATTTTATGATGTTCTCGGCGATGTTGTCTGTGGTGGTTTTGCTATGCCTATCCGTGAGGGCAAAGCAAAAGAAATCTATATTGTTGCAAGCGGAGAAATGATGGCGTTATATGCGGCAAACAATATCTCAAAAGGTATTGCCAAATATGCCAAAACAAGTAGTGTTCGCCTTGGAGGTATTATCTGTAACAGCCGTAATGTAGACCGGGAGATTGACTTGCTTCGTGCGTTCAGCAAAGAACTAAACACACAGCTTATACATTTTATCCCACGTGACAACGTTGTTCAGAGAGCTGAAATTAACCGCAAAACAGTAATCGAATACAACCCCAAAGCAAATCAGGCAAAAGAATATCGACAACTTGCAAAAGCCATAGACGAGAATGAAAAATTCACTATTCCCACGCCTATGACTCAGGAACGCCTTGAGGAAATTCTGATAGAATATGGGCTTATAGAATCGATAGAGGGCGATTACAGGATATGA
- a CDS encoding nitrogenase component 1, with translation MAKQTNSIVHPRYGCSIGAAYTVLAINRAIPIINCSPGCVDKQYTMLSGENGYQGAGYGGGGAIPSVNIGEKDVVFGAAKKLDDLVKSTLRIIDGDLFVVLSGCVSELIGDDVESVTRKYAEKGKPVIHSDVAGFKGNNLYGHEQVVIDIIDQFVGDYGKDEPKQKKLINVFTEVPYFNTFWRGDYTEIKRILEGAGYTVNILFGIDSGGISEWKTIPKAEYNIVLSPWVGLRIAEHLEKKYNTPYLHYPVIPIGEEATTEFIHNVLKFTKAGKTQVAKANNFIAKEAQIYYYYLEHFAEFFAEFWFGLPSKFAIVSDAAYNIAITKFLADQLGLIPLKAIITDNTPAKHRVHLQELYKNLTDGVSVDVDFIEDGYIIEQEIEKVDFGSAMPFIFGTSWEADVAAKRKAQLIRIGTPITDRLVINKSYVGYRGALSLIETIYTASVGGQP, from the coding sequence ATGGCTAAACAAACAAACTCAATAGTCCACCCACGTTACGGTTGTTCAATCGGTGCGGCATATACCGTTCTTGCAATCAACAGGGCTATCCCTATTATAAACTGTTCTCCCGGTTGCGTGGATAAACAATACACAATGCTTTCGGGTGAAAACGGTTATCAGGGTGCGGGATATGGTGGTGGTGGTGCTATTCCCTCCGTAAATATCGGTGAAAAGGATGTGGTATTTGGAGCCGCAAAAAAACTTGATGATCTTGTGAAATCTACACTCCGCATTATTGACGGCGATTTGTTCGTTGTGCTGTCAGGTTGTGTTAGCGAGCTTATTGGCGACGACGTTGAAAGCGTTACGAGAAAATATGCCGAAAAGGGAAAACCTGTAATACATTCGGACGTAGCTGGATTTAAGGGAAATAATCTCTATGGACATGAACAAGTTGTTATTGATATTATTGACCAGTTTGTGGGGGATTATGGAAAAGACGAGCCGAAGCAAAAAAAACTAATCAATGTATTTACGGAGGTTCCATACTTTAATACATTTTGGCGTGGTGATTATACAGAGATAAAGCGTATTTTAGAGGGGGCGGGGTATACCGTCAATATACTTTTCGGAATTGACAGCGGCGGGATTTCAGAATGGAAAACCATTCCCAAAGCGGAGTATAATATTGTTCTGTCACCTTGGGTAGGACTTAGAATCGCTGAGCACCTTGAAAAGAAATACAACACACCTTATCTACATTATCCTGTCATACCTATCGGCGAAGAGGCAACCACTGAATTTATACATAATGTTCTGAAATTTACAAAAGCAGGCAAGACACAAGTGGCTAAGGCTAACAATTTCATTGCCAAAGAAGCACAGATTTACTATTACTACCTTGAACACTTTGCAGAATTTTTTGCGGAATTCTGGTTCGGACTGCCGTCAAAATTTGCTATTGTATCAGATGCTGCATATAACATCGCAATAACAAAATTCCTTGCCGATCAATTGGGGCTTATACCCCTAAAAGCAATTATTACTGACAACACGCCTGCAAAACATCGTGTACATTTACAAGAATTGTATAAAAACCTCACGGACGGTGTAAGCGTTGATGTAGACTTTATCGAGGACGGTTATATTATCGAACAGGAGATTGAAAAGGTAGATTTTGGCTCTGCAATGCCATTCATATTCGGTACATCCTGGGAGGCAGACGTTGCGGCTAAACGAAAGGCACAGCTTATCCGCATTGGGACGCCGATAACAGACAGACTTGTTATAAATAAAAGCTATGTGGGATATCGAGGAGCGTTATCGTTAATTGAAACAATATATACGGCGTCGGTAGGCGGTCAGCCGTAA
- a CDS encoding ABC transporter permease, whose product MKKFVGFIFVILFFGFWELAASQNWIDTQFVPAFSTVIKEMAKMIQLNMFWEHIYYSVFRLALGIVIAVLVALPLGFILATKLPKVAGFVTPFLTNLSLINAFTLMPIFIILFKTGETSKIVIIFWCVVFPALFSTMISVTNFDPILIKAAKAMGTNGIKMFFAVILPGCFGRILTGIKTSVTFGFTVLIAVEELGADSGLGWLVHNAEKNYNIPRMYVGILLIAIIGIIVATLLDKLQEWSVRWESKEVM is encoded by the coding sequence ATGAAAAAATTTGTGGGTTTTATATTTGTAATCCTCTTCTTCGGGTTTTGGGAGCTTGCGGCAAGTCAGAACTGGATTGATACGCAGTTTGTCCCTGCGTTTTCTACTGTAATCAAAGAAATGGCGAAGATGATACAGCTGAATATGTTCTGGGAGCACATATATTACAGCGTTTTCAGACTTGCTTTAGGGATTGTGATAGCAGTACTGGTCGCACTGCCCCTTGGGTTTATACTTGCGACAAAGCTTCCTAAAGTAGCAGGTTTTGTAACGCCTTTTTTGACAAACCTCTCGCTTATAAACGCATTCACGCTTATGCCTATATTCATTATTCTTTTTAAAACTGGTGAAACAAGCAAGATTGTGATTATATTTTGGTGTGTTGTGTTTCCGGCACTATTTTCAACTATGATAAGCGTAACCAACTTTGACCCGATATTGATTAAGGCCGCAAAAGCCATGGGAACAAACGGGATTAAAATGTTCTTTGCGGTAATACTTCCTGGGTGTTTCGGACGAATACTTACAGGAATTAAAACTTCGGTTACTTTCGGATTTACGGTACTTATTGCAGTGGAAGAACTCGGCGCGGACAGCGGACTTGGGTGGCTTGTACATAATGCTGAAAAGAATTACAACATTCCCCGAATGTATGTTGGAATATTACTCATAGCCATAATCGGCATAATTGTAGCAACCCTTCTTGATAAGTTACAGGAATGGTCGGTACGTTGGGAATCCAAGGAGGTGATGTAG
- a CDS encoding DUF4418 family protein: MTKLKTRAKVLLVVTSFLGAVTAVLPQGVYHLKETTGMHMGTHMLCYKTCVSVTVLGTILAAIALGTLFVKSKKVNLLASGLLFLGGVLVIIIPKFNGYCEMETMACREITEPTLIVLGVLISLLSIVQILSKIKSIHKKVEIL; encoded by the coding sequence ATGACTAAACTTAAAACCAGAGCAAAAGTACTATTGGTAGTGACATCATTTTTAGGAGCGGTAACGGCTGTACTTCCTCAAGGAGTGTATCACTTAAAAGAAACCACTGGTATGCATATGGGAACTCATATGCTGTGTTATAAGACTTGTGTCAGTGTGACTGTACTCGGCACAATTCTTGCAGCAATTGCACTTGGAACATTATTTGTTAAAAGCAAAAAGGTCAACTTGTTAGCAAGCGGATTGTTATTTTTGGGAGGAGTTTTGGTTATTATTATCCCTAAATTCAATGGATACTGCGAAATGGAAACTATGGCTTGTCGTGAAATAACAGAGCCTACTTTGATTGTACTTGGCGTACTTATAAGCTTACTATCTATTGTTCAGATACTTTCTAAGATAAAAAGTATTCATAAAAAGGTTGAAATTTTATGA
- a CDS encoding ABC transporter ATP-binding protein, whose protein sequence is MSFLKTNNLAKSYTRRGEEFFAVDRVDIELYKTDFAVITGHSGSGKSTLLSLLTGILKPDSGEIIFDGKDLTQLSEDKLAYLRCSEIGYIPQGNTLLYNLSVIENITLPSKLSGIKGVNIVELLKKVGISHLLNERPRNLSGGEARRVAIARSLISNPKILIADEPTSDLDPENADSILRLFEEINKGGTAIIIVTHDRQIPTAANRYFMMQNGKIIEN, encoded by the coding sequence ATGAGCTTTCTTAAAACGAATAATTTAGCAAAATCATATACTCGACGTGGCGAGGAATTTTTTGCAGTTGACAGAGTAGACATTGAACTATATAAGACGGATTTTGCAGTCATTACTGGTCATTCCGGAAGTGGAAAAAGCACTTTACTTTCTTTACTTACAGGAATTTTGAAACCAGACAGCGGAGAAATTATTTTTGACGGTAAAGATTTAACACAATTGTCTGAAGATAAGCTTGCTTATCTTCGCTGTTCTGAAATCGGATATATTCCGCAAGGAAATACGCTTTTATACAATTTATCTGTAATCGAAAATATAACTTTGCCATCAAAGTTATCGGGGATTAAAGGAGTGAATATCGTAGAACTTCTTAAAAAAGTCGGCATATCACATCTGTTAAATGAAAGGCCTCGTAATTTATCAGGTGGGGAGGCAAGACGTGTGGCAATAGCAAGAAGTTTGATATCAAATCCCAAGATACTGATTGCAGACGAACCTACAAGCGACCTTGACCCCGAAAACGCCGACTCAATCTTGCGGCTTTTTGAAGAGATAAACAAAGGCGGCACTGCGATAATTATCGTTACTCACGACAGACAAATTCCAACTGCCGCAAACAGATACTTTATGATGCAAAATGGTAAAATAATTGAAAACTAA